The Flammeovirga kamogawensis genome includes a region encoding these proteins:
- a CDS encoding BamA/TamA family outer membrane protein: MIKKLAIKLIVIIVILGNPFASNSFAQDTTNTGTEEGNKPLKKKKKDKNAPPEKGKLYSAPLPVIASNPTFGVLYGFAGSFNMFTGDPKNTRMSTSLGTLTYSTKNQLMFTFKSNIYLPEDKMILLGDWRMFDTSQPTFGLGTGPAGEKSFAGYKGEEFTPGYDAQMMEFKYFRFHETALFKLKKNFYAGVGYHMDYHYDIKDNYLEENGQSSHQAYSEYYGFNPEEYILSGVSLNLMYDSRDNAANPYSGRYALLTYRMNPEWLGSTKKSSSLWLEYRDYFQLGHKKTGNQPNHMLAFWAYGNFVTSGVTPYMNLPALGWDQFGRSGRAYTQGRFRGEEIVYSELEYRVHLLGTRKNPNFLGAVAFVNATTASSKHADINLFQNYNFGYGAGLRVMLNKKSRTNLTLDYAWGDYDAKGLFLSLNETF; the protein is encoded by the coding sequence ATGATAAAAAAATTAGCAATAAAACTCATTGTTATTATCGTTATTTTAGGTAATCCTTTTGCCAGTAATTCCTTTGCTCAAGATACTACAAATACAGGGACTGAAGAGGGCAATAAACCTTTAAAAAAGAAGAAAAAAGATAAAAACGCTCCCCCTGAAAAAGGTAAACTATATTCAGCTCCCCTTCCTGTAATTGCCTCTAATCCTACTTTTGGAGTACTTTATGGCTTTGCCGGTTCATTTAATATGTTTACTGGCGATCCTAAAAACACAAGGATGTCAACCTCTTTAGGTACGCTTACTTATTCTACAAAGAACCAGCTGATGTTTACTTTTAAGAGTAACATATATCTACCTGAGGATAAGATGATTCTACTTGGGGATTGGCGTATGTTTGATACTTCTCAACCTACTTTTGGGTTAGGAACAGGCCCTGCTGGAGAAAAGTCGTTTGCAGGATATAAAGGAGAAGAATTTACACCTGGGTACGATGCCCAAATGATGGAATTTAAATATTTCCGTTTTCATGAAACAGCCTTATTTAAGTTAAAGAAAAACTTCTATGCTGGAGTTGGGTATCATATGGATTACCATTATGATATTAAGGATAATTATTTGGAAGAGAATGGGCAATCGAGCCACCAAGCATACTCCGAATATTATGGGTTTAATCCTGAAGAGTACATCTTATCTGGTGTTTCTCTTAACCTTATGTATGACAGTAGAGACAATGCCGCCAATCCTTATTCTGGAAGGTATGCACTTTTAACGTATAGAATGAATCCTGAATGGTTAGGTAGCACAAAGAAATCTTCTTCATTATGGTTAGAATATAGAGATTATTTTCAACTAGGACATAAGAAAACAGGTAATCAGCCTAATCATATGTTAGCTTTTTGGGCATACGGAAATTTTGTGACATCAGGTGTTACGCCTTACATGAATTTACCCGCTTTAGGTTGGGATCAGTTTGGCAGATCGGGTAGAGCCTACACACAAGGTAGGTTTAGAGGTGAAGAGATTGTTTATTCTGAATTAGAATATAGAGTACATCTTTTAGGAACACGAAAAAATCCTAATTTCTTAGGAGCAGTAGCCTTTGTTAATGCAACCACTGCTAGTAGTAAGCATGCTGATATAAATTTATTTCAGAACTATAATTTCGGCTATGGAGCAGGCTTACGAGTAATGCTTAACAAAAAATCTAGAACAAACCTTACCCTTGATTATGCATGGGGTGATTACGATGCAAAAGGATTGTTTTTAAGTTTAAATGAGACATTCTAA
- a CDS encoding helix-turn-helix domain-containing protein, with protein MEKPIFISDEFSPLSVFEDLSKETGASWNGEEFYMDNSEYGVMKSILYSYSENIHIGVTELNLKQESIFINQPKHDEKYISIRIGKVGSFNDETSLSKSIKDSIYIYNHSYDFTITYPKNVQMSWLFIRFPIDEYKLLSADKTSNFYHLINNPKSWFFYSPMLPKVEQILKEVYHILQQKEIRRAYFLSKSIELVTQLRVYNEQNDFKNIAYNIHPKDLSLMIEIKDYLLNDYTSPPVLDNICSTFGLSESKLQRTFKKVFQQPILQFFNLQRVLEAKRLIKNTEKDLTQIAIELGFSDISHFSKSYKKYIGIKPSDERTQHQDKKVQ; from the coding sequence ATGGAGAAACCAATTTTTATTTCTGATGAGTTTAGTCCTTTATCTGTTTTTGAAGACCTTTCTAAAGAAACTGGTGCATCTTGGAATGGAGAAGAATTTTACATGGACAATTCTGAATATGGGGTAATGAAATCTATTCTCTATTCTTATTCAGAGAATATACATATTGGTGTTACAGAATTAAATTTAAAACAAGAAAGTATTTTCATTAATCAGCCCAAACACGATGAAAAATACATTAGTATTAGAATTGGAAAAGTAGGAAGTTTTAATGACGAAACCTCATTAAGCAAATCAATAAAAGATAGTATTTATATCTACAACCATAGTTATGATTTTACAATTACGTACCCCAAAAATGTACAAATGAGTTGGTTGTTTATTCGCTTTCCTATTGATGAATATAAACTATTGTCTGCCGATAAAACGTCTAATTTTTATCATTTAATAAATAACCCAAAATCTTGGTTTTTCTACAGCCCAATGTTGCCAAAGGTTGAACAAATTTTGAAGGAAGTTTATCATATTTTACAACAAAAGGAAATAAGAAGGGCTTATTTTCTATCAAAGTCTATTGAGTTGGTTACACAACTGAGAGTATACAATGAGCAAAATGATTTTAAAAATATAGCCTATAACATTCATCCTAAAGATTTATCATTAATGATAGAAATAAAAGACTATCTATTAAATGATTATACATCACCACCTGTTCTAGACAACATTTGTAGTACTTTTGGTTTAAGTGAATCCAAGTTACAACGAACGTTTAAAAAGGTATTTCAACAACCTATTCTACAGTTTTTTAATCTGCAAAGAGTACTAGAAGCAAAACGTTTAATAAAAAATACAGAAAAAGATCTAACACAAATTGCCATCGAATTAGGGTTCTCAGATATTTCTCATTTTAGTAAATCGTATAAAAAATATATAGGAATAAAACCTTCTGATGAACGTACACAGCATCAAGACAAAAAAGTGCAATAG
- a CDS encoding metal-dependent hydrolase family protein: protein MKNLFITICLLMGISSSSIGQENYKIAITNIHYWTAGMEHSSQETTTIIIENNLIKAIGAEIKIDSSYTIIDGKEHYLIPGLIDTHIHLMDSEGPAEMKETEFSYLSILGTKNANRVLMNGVTTVRDAAGPTFGLKKAIDEEMTAGPRIYPSGAALTQSGGHGDFRTLCNHSQIKGGYIDETESMGLAFIADGKTEMLKGAREQLRKGATQVKVLVSGSISGKHDPIDVVEFTEEEVNEAVKAAENWGTYVMVHAYNDKSIQMALNAGVKSIEHATLISETTAKMIKEKGAVLSTQTYVFSVDLPYFTAEQKQKRKEAEEGLNTLFSLSKKYDLLVTHSTDIYGDPNQFKNAPKEFTLRQKWFSNVEILEQATINAAQVLEMSGERNPYKEGKLGVIKEGAYADLIIINQDPTEDTKVLSNPDKNINFIMKNGKVFKNTLDK, encoded by the coding sequence ATGAAAAATTTATTCATCACTATATGCTTATTAATGGGAATTTCATCTTCCTCAATTGGTCAAGAAAATTATAAAATAGCAATTACAAATATACATTATTGGACGGCAGGAATGGAGCATTCTTCTCAGGAGACTACTACTATTATTATAGAAAACAACTTAATTAAGGCAATAGGAGCAGAGATTAAAATTGACTCTTCTTATACTATTATTGATGGAAAGGAACATTATTTAATACCAGGTTTAATTGATACACATATTCATTTAATGGATTCTGAAGGGCCTGCCGAAATGAAAGAAACAGAATTCTCTTATTTAAGTATTTTAGGAACCAAAAATGCCAATCGTGTTTTAATGAATGGAGTAACCACAGTTAGAGATGCTGCCGGACCTACATTTGGTTTAAAAAAAGCGATTGACGAGGAAATGACTGCAGGACCAAGAATTTACCCATCAGGAGCCGCTCTTACTCAGTCTGGTGGGCATGGCGACTTTAGAACATTATGTAATCATTCTCAAATAAAAGGTGGCTATATTGATGAAACGGAAAGTATGGGATTGGCTTTTATTGCTGATGGAAAAACTGAAATGTTAAAAGGTGCTAGAGAACAATTACGAAAAGGGGCAACTCAGGTAAAAGTTTTGGTAAGCGGGTCTATTAGTGGAAAACATGACCCTATTGATGTAGTTGAATTTACTGAAGAAGAAGTGAATGAAGCTGTAAAGGCTGCTGAAAATTGGGGTACTTACGTGATGGTACATGCTTATAATGATAAAAGTATTCAGATGGCACTAAATGCAGGGGTAAAATCTATTGAACATGCCACTTTAATCTCTGAAACAACTGCCAAAATGATAAAAGAAAAAGGAGCTGTTCTTTCTACTCAAACGTATGTTTTTAGTGTTGATTTGCCCTATTTTACAGCGGAACAAAAGCAGAAAAGAAAAGAAGCAGAAGAAGGTTTAAATACACTTTTTTCTTTATCTAAAAAATATGACTTATTAGTGACACATAGTACAGATATTTACGGAGATCCTAACCAATTTAAAAATGCTCCAAAAGAGTTTACACTCAGACAAAAATGGTTTTCTAATGTGGAAATTTTAGAACAAGCAACTATTAACGCTGCTCAGGTTTTGGAAATGTCTGGAGAAAGGAATCCCTATAAAGAGGGAAAGCTAGGTGTAATAAAAGAGGGGGCTTATGCTGATCTGATTATAATAAATCAAGATCCTACCGAAGATACAAAGGTACTTTCTAATCCTGATAAAAATATCAATTTTATAATGAAGAATGGAAAGGTCTTTAAAAATACACTAGACAAATAA